A genomic segment from Desulfurispirillum indicum S5 encodes:
- the ychF gene encoding redox-regulated ATPase YchF yields the protein MGFTCGIVGLPNVGKSTIFNALTKAGAASANYPFCTIDPNVGVVSVPDPRLNTIAAMINPQRIVPTTMEFVDIAGLVKGASQGEGLGNQFLSHIRAVDAIAHVVRCFEDENITHVSGGIDPARDMEIINTELILSDMQSLERRMERLTKMLKGPQAKEVTRELALVKRLHEHLNEGKMGFEFEVADDEQPMLAGFQLMTTKPLLYVCNVSEDDILDPDKNPFVQMVRKRAAQENAGVVILSGKIEAEISELGEEEAREFLQDIGLSESGLNALIREGYQLLGLITYFTAGEKEVRAWTVPRNTKAPQAAAVIHTDIERGFIRAEVTSFADAVTCGNVKKAAEQGKMRLEGKDYEVLDGDIIYFRFNV from the coding sequence CAATTACCCCTTCTGCACCATCGATCCCAATGTGGGCGTGGTGAGTGTACCCGATCCTCGCCTGAACACCATTGCGGCTATGATCAATCCCCAGCGCATTGTGCCCACCACCATGGAGTTTGTGGATATCGCCGGACTCGTTAAGGGCGCTTCCCAGGGTGAAGGCCTGGGGAACCAGTTTCTCTCCCATATCCGCGCCGTGGATGCCATTGCCCACGTGGTACGTTGTTTTGAGGATGAAAATATCACCCATGTCAGTGGCGGCATTGATCCGGCCAGGGACATGGAGATCATCAATACCGAGCTGATTCTCTCTGACATGCAGTCGCTGGAACGCCGCATGGAGCGTTTGACCAAAATGCTCAAAGGCCCACAGGCCAAGGAGGTCACCCGTGAACTTGCGCTGGTGAAGCGCCTGCACGAGCACCTTAATGAAGGGAAAATGGGCTTTGAATTTGAGGTCGCAGATGACGAGCAGCCCATGCTGGCAGGTTTTCAGCTGATGACCACAAAGCCTCTGCTCTACGTCTGCAATGTATCCGAGGATGATATCCTCGACCCCGACAAGAACCCCTTTGTGCAGATGGTCAGAAAACGCGCCGCCCAGGAAAATGCCGGCGTGGTGATTCTCTCCGGGAAAATTGAAGCGGAAATTTCTGAACTGGGCGAAGAGGAGGCCAGGGAGTTTCTGCAGGATATCGGCCTGAGTGAAAGTGGTCTCAATGCCCTTATACGCGAAGGCTACCAGCTGCTTGGCCTGATCACCTACTTCACCGCCGGAGAGAAGGAAGTGCGCGCCTGGACCGTTCCCCGTAACACCAAGGCGCCCCAGGCCGCCGCCGTGATTCACACCGACATCGAGCGGGGCTTTATCCGTGCCGAGGTTACCAGCTTTGCCGACGCGGTCACCTGCGGCAATGTGAAGAAAGCTGCCGAGCAGGGGAAGATGCGCCTGGAAGGCAAGGACTACGAAGTGCTGGATGGAGATATAATTTACTTTCGGTTTAACGTTTAG
- the argB gene encoding acetylglutamate kinase: MEKLIEKASVLMESLPYIKNFYGKTIVIKYGGHAMVDDELKKNFALDVILMKYIGINPVIVHGGGPQIGETLKRMGKVSEFVNGMRVTDKDTMSIVEMVLVGKVNKEIVGLIHQNGGKAVGLSGRDGQLIRAKKHYVSKPGPADQRPEIIDIGMVGTVEAVNVEVLNHVGNGGFIPVIAPVGEGADGKAYNINADFVAGAIAAKLQAAKMVLLTDIQGVQGADGNLITSLTLPRIDEMIAEGVIHGGMIPKVEACRIALDGGVNKVHIIDGRVLHSVLLEIFTDHGIGTQIVREARS, encoded by the coding sequence ATGGAAAAACTGATTGAAAAAGCCTCTGTCCTGATGGAGTCCCTGCCCTATATCAAAAACTTCTATGGCAAGACCATCGTCATCAAGTACGGCGGCCATGCCATGGTGGACGATGAGCTGAAAAAGAATTTTGCCCTTGATGTGATTCTCATGAAATACATTGGCATCAATCCGGTGATTGTCCACGGAGGGGGGCCCCAGATCGGCGAAACCCTCAAGCGCATGGGCAAGGTATCGGAGTTTGTCAACGGCATGCGTGTGACGGACAAAGACACCATGAGCATTGTCGAGATGGTGCTGGTGGGCAAGGTGAACAAGGAGATCGTGGGTCTGATTCACCAGAACGGCGGCAAAGCCGTTGGGCTTTCCGGCCGCGATGGGCAGTTGATACGCGCGAAAAAACACTATGTGAGCAAGCCGGGGCCCGCTGATCAGCGGCCGGAAATCATCGATATCGGTATGGTGGGAACGGTGGAGGCCGTCAATGTGGAGGTGCTCAACCACGTGGGCAACGGGGGCTTTATTCCTGTGATTGCCCCGGTTGGTGAAGGCGCTGACGGCAAAGCCTACAATATCAACGCCGATTTTGTGGCCGGCGCCATCGCCGCCAAACTGCAGGCCGCGAAAATGGTTCTGCTGACCGATATTCAGGGGGTACAGGGGGCGGATGGTAACCTGATCACCTCTCTGACGCTGCCGCGCATTGACGAGATGATTGCGGAAGGCGTGATTCACGGTGGCATGATTCCCAAGGTGGAAGCGTGCCGTATCGCCCTTGACGGCGGGGTGAACAAGGTTCACATTATTGATGGGCGCGTTCTCCACTCCGTGCTGCTGGAGATTTTCACCGATCACGGCATCGGGACGCAGATCGTGCGCGAAGCGCGCAGCTGA